From a region of the Impatiens glandulifera chromosome 4, dImpGla2.1, whole genome shotgun sequence genome:
- the LOC124935181 gene encoding two-component response regulator-like APRR5, translated as MEEGPLSSGDDAINLDVDKKGGVTVPMMRWGRFLPRIVLRVLLVEADDSTRQIIAALLRKCSYKVTAVTDGLEAWEVLKGKSPKIDLILTEVDLPSISGFALLTLIMEHEICKTIPVIMMSSQDSVRMVYKCMLRGAADFLVKPLRKNELRNLWQHVWRRQNFTNSGQGAQDESVAQQRVEAGAESNDASNDSSSVYIATDQKIREHVEKGSYAQVDFIFDETCFCNQLIFLIVLNLVFSVDCMCLYLSWSLHVLQSSSTKPDIEVDDTFPRITHELRKYDLDYVGLLKNEEVSPSNKNLKILDACPGQLVRTLPNQWGRLAQRPTGMTPNFNQGVEVAGSKKDKIMINDEKPESHLQNNVEVFATNPLSAAILPLKEAVDLIGAFGDFSNSICRSISPPRDYITDGVEDYLKLDLSLRGSCASVSVNQVITTVEKQRLNHSDSSAFSRYINKKYDRIESLSRKVVDETVFDGPGQWKGEISFPGPHHQQKAILTVPVPFRTIRVDNSSFKMNPLFEQSNIERRNSQKLCSSSRTEQQVLNNNSEKNKCSSDNKQQYFDQIPAPGHWVSAENGNDRILQQRSIQREAALNKFRMKRKERCYEKKVRYESRKKLAEQRPRVKGQFVRQEALLLLEETNSTELGNSDDS; from the exons ATGGAAGAGGGACCTCTGAGCAGCGGAGATGATGCAATCAATTTGGATGTTGATAAGAAAGGAGGTGTTACAGTTCCTATGATGCGGTGGGGGAGGTTTCTTCCTCGGATTGTTCTCAGAGTATTGCTGGTAGAAGCGGATGATTCCACTCGCCAGATTATTGCAGCGCTTCTCAGGAAATGCAGTTACAAAG TTACTGCGGTTACTGATGGACTTGAGGCGTGGGAAGTACTGAAGGGAAAATCTCCTAAAATAGATCTCATATTGACTGAAGTTGATTTACCATCTATATCGGGATTTGCTCTTCTTACTTTAATCATGGAGCATGAAATATGTAAAACCATTCCTGTCATAA TGATGTCATCGCAAGATTCAGTTCGTATGGTGTACAAATGCATGCTGAGAGGTGCTGCTGATTTTCTGGTGAAACCTTTGAGGAAGAATGAGCTGAGGAACTTGTGGCAACACGTTTGGAGAAGACAGAAC TTCACTAACAGTGGACAAGGTGCTCAAGATGAAAGTGTTGCGCAACAAAGGGTTGAAGCTGGAGCTGAAAGTAATGATGCTAGCAATGATTCATCAAGTGTCTATATTGCCACTGATCAGAAAATCAGAGAGCACGTCGAGAAAGGAAGTTATGCCCAGGTTGATTTCATTTTCGATGAGACTTGTTTCTGCAACCAGCTAATTTTCTTGATTGTTTTGA ATTTGGTTTTTAGTGTAGATTGTATGTGTTTGTATTTAAGTTGGAGTTTGCATGTTTTACAGAGCTCTTCTACAAAACCAGACATAGAAGTCGATGACACATTCCCTAGAATTACACATGAACTTCGAAAATATGATCTAGATTATGTGGGCTTACTAAAGAATGAAGAAGTTTCTCCATCTAACAAGAATTTAAAGATTCTTGATG CGTGTCCTGGCCAGCTTGTGCGCACCTTGCCCAATCAATGGGGGAGGCTAGCACAACGACCTACCGGCATGACCCCCAACTTCAATCAAG GAGTAGAGGTAGCTGGCAGCAAAAAAGACAAGATAATGATAAATGATGAAAAACCTGAAAGCCATCTTCAAAACAATGTTGAAGTTTTTGCTACGAATCCATTATCTGCTGCTATTCTTCCTTTGAAAGAAGCTGTTGATTTAATTGGAGCATTTGGTGATTTCTCAAATAGTATTTGCAGAAGTATCAGTCCTCCTAGAGATTATATAACAGATGGAGTAGAAGATTATCTGAAGCTGGATCTTTCCTTGAGAGGATCTTGTGCTAGTGTTTCCGTAAATCAAGTTATTACAACTGTTGAAAAGCAGAGATTGAACCACTCTGATTCCTCAGCTTTTTCAAG GTATATAAACAAGAAATATGATCGGATTGAGAGCTTGAGTCGAAAGGTGGTTGATGAAACTGTTTTTGATGGTCCTGGTCAATGGAAAGGTGAAATATCTTTTCCTGGACCTCATCATCAGCAGAAGGCAATATTAACTGTTCCAGTTCCATTCAGAACCATAAGGGTGGATAattcatcttttaaaatgaatcCCCTCTTTGAACAATCAAACATTGAAAGAAGAAACTCTCAAAAGCTTTGTAGTAGTTCTAGAACAGAGCAGCAAGTTTTGAACAACAACTCAGAGAAGAACAAGTGTTCATCGGATAATaaacaacaatattttgatcaaattccagCTCCAGGTCATTGGGTTTCTGCAGAGAATGGCAATGATAGAATCTTGCAACAACGGTCCATCCAGAGAGAAGCAGCCTTAAACAAATTCCGTATGAAACGAAAAGAAAGATGCTATGAGAAGAAG GTACGATACGAAAGCAGAAAAAAGCTGGCAGAGCAACGACCTCGGGTGAAAGGACAGTTTGTTCGTCAAGAAGCACTACTACTATTGGAAGAGACGAATAGTACTGAACTTGGTAATTCAGATGACAGTTAA
- the LOC124935182 gene encoding keratin, type II cytoskeletal 1-like, translating into MAAESQDNSSNERSSTDVTKLLKSMTSLLTSLQKNVVTLGSNMAKILKTQKEDRKDFAEHVKILNELDNTLKKNTHETHISNSNFSRFEKQFFSHESEMMSLERQINLDNQREIMETMELFKNQLVEIQGSMNRIDAERLEYVDSIARKFQAEENAKVGAEKEQNRFTQGKPRRERRGDGVSTSTRSKRPSTNDKNLRPTKRGEGRSGGDRGGRSSGGGHGERPCSDRGGRSSGSDRGGRSDGAARGGRALPPFCNLLTGQEITGEGMSYEGTRFPIDLRVKREEQ; encoded by the coding sequence ATGGCAGCAGAATCTCAAGATAATTCATCCAATGAAAGATCTTCTACTGACGTTACCAAGCTTCTGAAGTCGATGACATCTCTGCTTAcctctcttcagaagaatgtggTAACTCTGGGATCGAATATGGCAAAGATCTTGAAGACCCAGAAAGAGGACAGAAAAGACTTTGCTGAACATGTCAAAATCCTTAATGAATTGGATAATACACTGAAGAAGAATACGCATGAGActcatatttcaaattcaaatttctccagATTTGAAAAGCAGTTCTTCAGTCATGAATCAGAAATGATGAGCCTTGAAAGAcaaatcaatcttgataatcaACGAGAGATTATGGAAACAATGGAATTGTTTAAGAATCAGCTAGTTGAAATTCAAGGCAGCATGAATAGAATAGATGCTGAAAGATTGGAGTATGTCGACTCCATTGCAAGAAAATTTCAAGCTGAAGAGAATGCGAAAGTTGGTGCTGAGAAAGAACAGAATCGTTTCACTCAAGGTAAGCCTCGTAGAGAAAGAAGAGGTGACGGTGTATCAACCAGCACCAGATCTAAGCGACCATCAACCAATGATAAAAATCTaaggccaactaaaagaggcgAAGGTCGAAGCGGTGGGGATCGTGGAGGCCGAAGTAGTGGTGGTGGTCATGGTGAGCGACCTTGTAGTGATCGAGGAGGCCGAAGTAGTGGTAGTGATCGAGGAGGCCGAAGTGATGGAGCCGCTCGTGGTGGTCGCGCTCTTCCTCCTTTTTGCAATTTGCTAACCGGTCAAGAGATTACGGGTGAAGGGATGAGCTATGAAGGAACTCGTTTCCCTATCGATCttcgagtgaaaagggaagaacagtaa